A single genomic interval of Alcaligenes sp. SDU_A2 harbors:
- a CDS encoding H-NS histone family protein has product MSVETYSSAKQKIEKEILRLQKQMKSLKVKQRRPIIASIVKSMQDNEITLEEVAEALEKTSARGSSAGSAEPKASLPPKYRHPATQDTWTGRGRPPRWIIDAEAQGQSREDFLIK; this is encoded by the coding sequence ATGTCCGTCGAAACATACAGCTCTGCCAAGCAGAAGATAGAAAAAGAGATTCTGCGGTTGCAAAAGCAGATGAAATCCCTAAAGGTCAAGCAGCGCCGTCCTATCATCGCTTCCATCGTGAAGTCCATGCAGGACAACGAAATCACGCTTGAAGAAGTAGCCGAAGCTCTGGAAAAAACCTCTGCGCGCGGTTCTTCCGCCGGCTCTGCCGAACCCAAAGCCAGCCTGCCTCCAAAGTATCGCCATCCCGCGACACAAGACACCTGGACAGGACGTGGCCGCCCTCCGCGCTGGATCATCGACGCCGAAGCGCAAGGCCAAAGCCGCGAAGACTTCCTGATCAAGTAA
- the tldD gene encoding metalloprotease TldD, translating to MKLVDPAIDALACARGLLLEPWGLNESHLSGALGEILTHQADYADLYFQYTRSEGWSLDEGIVKSGSFSIEQGVGVRALSGEKTAFAYSDSISQDALLSSARVVRSIARQGGNGAGGVLVPAKSARPALYTGIDPISSLSAPDKVALLGRLDALARAADPRVVQVMASLGAEYDVVLVAGSDGRLAADVRPLVHLSLSVIVEENGRRERGSASGGGRVDLAYFSDDLLRTYVDKAVRSARTNLQAQPAPAGQMTVVLGPGWPGVMLHEAVGHGLEGDFNRRGSSVFSGRIGERVASKGVTVIDDGTLANRRGSLNIDDEGNQTQRTVLIEDGILKGYLQDTHNARLMNTAVTGNGRRESYASLPMPRMTNTFMLGGDQDPQEIIASVKKGLYAVDFGGGQVDITSGKFVFSASEAWVIENGKLMYPVKGATLIGNGPDAMNQVTMIGNDMQLDPGVGTCGKEGQSVPVGVGIPTVRMENLTVGGTA from the coding sequence ATGAAGCTTGTTGATCCCGCCATCGATGCGTTGGCCTGCGCCCGTGGCCTGCTTCTGGAGCCTTGGGGACTGAACGAGTCCCATTTGTCCGGCGCGCTGGGCGAAATACTGACCCATCAGGCGGATTATGCCGACCTGTACTTTCAGTACACGCGCAGCGAAGGCTGGAGCCTGGACGAGGGCATTGTCAAAAGCGGCAGTTTTTCGATTGAGCAAGGCGTGGGCGTGCGTGCGCTCAGCGGCGAAAAAACCGCTTTTGCCTATTCAGACTCTATTAGCCAGGATGCGTTGCTGTCCTCGGCCCGCGTCGTGCGCTCCATTGCCCGCCAGGGCGGCAACGGTGCAGGCGGCGTGCTGGTTCCGGCCAAATCGGCCCGGCCTGCTTTGTATACGGGTATCGATCCCATCAGCAGTCTGTCCGCTCCGGACAAGGTGGCGTTGCTGGGGCGTCTGGATGCATTGGCGCGCGCGGCCGACCCACGGGTGGTGCAGGTCATGGCCAGTCTGGGAGCCGAATACGATGTGGTGTTGGTGGCCGGTAGCGATGGTCGTCTGGCTGCCGATGTGCGCCCTTTGGTGCATTTGTCGCTGTCCGTCATCGTCGAGGAAAATGGTCGCCGCGAACGCGGTTCGGCATCGGGCGGCGGCCGTGTGGATCTGGCGTATTTCTCGGACGATCTACTGCGGACCTACGTGGACAAAGCCGTGCGTTCGGCCAGAACCAATCTGCAGGCGCAGCCGGCTCCGGCAGGCCAGATGACCGTCGTGCTTGGGCCGGGCTGGCCCGGCGTCATGTTGCACGAAGCGGTAGGCCATGGCCTGGAGGGCGATTTCAACCGGCGCGGCAGCAGTGTGTTTTCGGGCCGCATTGGCGAGCGCGTGGCCTCCAAGGGCGTCACCGTGATTGATGACGGTACCCTGGCTAACCGACGCGGCTCGCTCAATATCGACGACGAAGGCAACCAAACCCAGCGCACTGTCTTGATCGAGGACGGTATTTTGAAAGGCTATCTGCAAGACACGCACAATGCCCGTCTTATGAATACCGCCGTGACCGGCAATGGCCGGCGTGAATCCTATGCCAGCTTGCCCATGCCGCGCATGACCAACACCTTTATGCTGGGCGGCGATCAGGACCCGCAAGAAATCATCGCTTCGGTTAAAAAAGGTTTGTATGCCGTCGATTTCGGCGGTGGCCAGGTGGATATCACCAGCGGCAAGTTTGTTTTCTCTGCTTCCGAGGCCTGGGTCATAGAAAACGGCAAGCTGATGTACCCGGTCAAAGGGGCCACCCTGATCGGTAACGGTCCGGACGCCATGAATCAGGTCACCATGATAGGCAACGATATGCAGCTCGATCCGGGCGTGGGTACCTGCGGCAAAGAAGGCCAGAGCGTGCCGGTGGGCGTGGGTATTCCCACCGTGCGCATGGAGAACCTGACGGTGGGCGGCACAGCCTAG
- a CDS encoding MarR family winged helix-turn-helix transcriptional regulator: MTTDQQYDLRILRALRRITRSIALHSRQLSAYSNITAPQLICLRTIIEKGPLTATAISREMHVSPSTVVGILDRLEDKKLVLRERGREDRRIVFVSATPEGVELARDTPSPLQKKLADALKELPELEQATMTLSLERIVRLIDSDPESPTEAGDAVSPILEVPEGDVPPESGLVV, from the coding sequence ATGACTACTGACCAACAATACGATCTGCGCATCCTGCGGGCTTTGCGTCGTATTACCCGCTCGATTGCCCTGCATTCTCGGCAACTATCCGCCTATAGCAACATCACGGCCCCCCAACTGATCTGCTTGCGCACAATCATTGAAAAAGGGCCGCTTACCGCCACGGCTATCAGTCGCGAAATGCATGTCAGCCCCAGTACGGTGGTGGGTATTTTGGACCGTCTGGAAGACAAGAAACTGGTGCTGCGCGAACGGGGGCGGGAAGACCGCCGCATCGTGTTCGTCAGCGCAACCCCCGAAGGTGTGGAACTGGCGCGTGACACGCCCTCGCCTCTGCAAAAGAAACTGGCCGATGCCTTGAAAGAGCTGCCCGAGCTGGAGCAGGCCACCATGACGCTGTCGCTGGAGCGCATCGTCCGTTTGATAGACTCAGATCCGGAATCGCCCACGGAGGCCGGCGATGCCGTATCGCCGATACTGGAGGTCCCGGAGGGAGACGTGCCCCCTGAATCCGGGCTTGTGGTTTGA
- the ectA gene encoding diaminobutyrate acetyltransferase: MGPATSQDLVLRAPQTQDAAAIHQLIAECPPLDLNSVYVYLLLCQHFRHTCVLAERAGHVDGFISAYFLPDQPEVLFVWQVAVHQRARGQRLGQTMLEHLKQRLDGCALRFLETTVSPDNLASRGLFNAMARRWQAPLQEQEFFQSTLFGRQAHDAEPLLRIGPLGAA, encoded by the coding sequence GTGGGGCCCGCAACAAGCCAGGATCTGGTACTGCGGGCTCCCCAGACACAAGATGCCGCCGCCATCCATCAGTTGATCGCAGAGTGCCCGCCTCTGGATCTCAATTCTGTCTACGTCTACCTGCTGCTTTGCCAGCACTTCCGTCATACCTGTGTGCTTGCCGAACGCGCTGGCCATGTGGACGGCTTTATTTCCGCCTATTTTTTGCCGGATCAGCCCGAAGTGCTGTTTGTCTGGCAAGTGGCCGTGCATCAGCGCGCCAGGGGGCAGCGGCTGGGACAGACCATGCTGGAGCACCTGAAGCAGCGTCTGGACGGCTGCGCGCTGCGTTTTCTGGAAACCACGGTTAGCCCGGACAATCTGGCTTCGCGCGGTCTGTTCAACGCAATGGCCCGGCGCTGGCAAGCGCCCTTGCAGGAGCAGGAATTTTTTCAATCGACGTTGTTTGGCCGGCAGGCCCACGACGCCGAACCTCTGTTACGAATCGGTCCCTTGGGCGCAGCCTGA